The following coding sequences lie in one Vanessa atalanta chromosome 1, ilVanAtal1.2, whole genome shotgun sequence genomic window:
- the LOC125067185 gene encoding peptidylglycine alpha-hydroxylating monooxygenase, with protein MKSCNSFLPLFIALAVLSRSVFCYEIDTYDFLMPNVWPNKDEVYLCTPIRIAPQKNFYVVGFKPNATMHTAHHMLLYGCSEPGSNDSVWSCGEMQSNELDSHYNTASPCASGSQIVYAWARDAPRLQLPKDVGFLIGHDSSIKYLVLQVHYMTKFPAGKTDNSGVFLEYTTTKMPRQAGVFLLGTSGVIAPHGIEHMETACTINEDKVIHPFAFRPHTHSLGTQVTGYVVRRSEKGDTWQVLGSKNPQLPQMFYPVVNTSPIMKNDVLAARCVMNNTHHHTVQIGPTNNDEMCNFYLMYWVENDTPLSQKYCFSAGPPYYYWNRAPEAFDRIPDMDVNIL; from the exons atgaagtcgTGTAATTCTTTTCTACCTCTATTTATTGCTCTTGCTGTTTTAAGCCGAAGTGTTTTTTGTTACGAAATTGATACCTACGATTTTCTCATGCCAAATGTTTGGCCTAACAAG GATGAAGTATACTTATGTACTCCTATAAGAATAGCTCCGCAGAAAAACTTCTATGTGG TCGGATTTAAGCCTAATGCTACGATGCATACAGCCCATCACATGCTTCTATACGGCTGTTCTGAACCAGGGTCAAATGACTCTGTatg GAGCTGTGGTGAAATGCAGAGCAACGAATTGGATAGCCATTACAATACAGCAAGTCCTTGCGCCTCTGGATCACAG ATAGTATACGCATGGGCTCGTGACGCACCTCGTCTGCAGCTTCCAAAGGATGTGGGTTTCCTCATCGGCCACGACTCCTCCATCAAATATCTTGTACTCCAAGTGCACTATATGACGAAGTTTCCAG cTGGTAAGACGGATAACTCTGGAGTATTTTTGGAGTACACAACAACTAA GATGCCTCGCCAGGCGGGCGTGTTCCTGCTGGGCACGAGCGGGGTCATCGCCCCCCACGGCATCGAGCACATGGAGACCGCTTGCACCATCAACGAGGACAAAGTCATACACCCCTTTGCGTTCCGACCGCACACGCACTCTCTCG gtACCCAAGTAACTGGCTACGTTGTACGTCGGTCTGAGAAAGGCGATACCTGGCAAGTGTTGGGTAGCAAGAATCCTCAGCTACCTCAGATGTTCTACCCGGTCGTGAACACCTCCCCTATCATGAAGAACGACGTGCTTGCAGCCCGATGCGTTATGAATAATACCCACCATCATACTGTTCAGATTGG ACCAACAAACAATGATGAAATGTGCAACTTCTACCTTATGTATTGGGTTGAAAACGACACTCCTCTTAGCCAGAAATATTGCTTCTCCGCCGGTCCGCCTTACTACTACTGGAACAGGGCTCCCGAAGCCTTCGACCGCATTCCTGACATGGATGTCAATATATTGTAA